One genomic region from Ammospiza caudacuta isolate bAmmCau1 chromosome 1, bAmmCau1.pri, whole genome shotgun sequence encodes:
- the FZD1 gene encoding frizzled-1 — protein MAERRGPAVSGGGEVGSGRCPRLPLLLVLLWAAALPAGGQLPASQYNGERGISIPDHGYCQPISIPLCTDIAYNQTIMPNLLGHTNQEDAGLEVHQFYPLVKVQCSAELKFFLCSMYAPVCTVLEQALPPCRSLCERARQGCEALMNKFGFQWPDTLRCEKFPVHGAGELCVGQNASERGTPTPALRPESWTSNPHRGGGGAGGPGPGEPRGRFTCPRALKVPSYLNYRFLGEKDCGAPCEPGRLYGLMYFGPEELRFSRTWIGIWSVLCCASTLFTVLTYLVDMKRFSYPERPIIFLSGCYTAVAVAYIAGFLLEERVVCNERFAEDGSRTVAQGTKREGCTILFMMLYFFGMASSIWWVILSLTWFLAAGMKWGHEAIEANSQYFHLAAWAVPAIKTITILALGQVDGDVLSGVCFVGINNVDALRGFVLAPLFVYLFIGTSFLLAGFVSLFRIRTIMKHDGTKTEKLEKLMVRIGIFSVLYTVPATIVIACYFYEQAFREQWERSWVTQSCKSYAIPCPNNHSGHHPPMSPDFTVFMIKYLMTLIVGITSGFWIWSGKTLNSWRKFYTRLTNSKQGETTV, from the coding sequence ATGGCCGAGCGGCGCGGGCCGGCGGTGAGCGGCGGCGGGGAAGTTGGCAGCGGCCGGTGCCCGcggctgccgctgctgctggtgctgctgtgggcgGCGGCGCTCCCGGCCGGGGGGCAGCTGCCGGCGTCGCAGTACAACGGCGAGCGGGGCATCTCCATCCCTGACCACGGCTACTGCCAGCCCATCTCCATCCCTCTCTGCACTGACATCGCCTACAACCAGACCATCATGCCCAACCTGCTGGGCCACACCAACCAGGAGGACGCGGGGCTGGAGGTGCACCAGTTCTACCCGCTGGTGAAGGTGCAGTGCTCGGCCGAGCTCAAGTTCTTCCTGTGCTCCATGTACGCGCCGGTGTGCACCGTGCTGGAGCAGGCCCTGCCGCCCTGCCGCTCCCTCTGCGAGCGGGCCCGCCAGGGCTGCGAGGCCCTCATGAACAAGTTCGGCTTCCAGTGGCCCGACACGCTGCGCTGCGAAAAGTTCCCGGTGCACGGGGCTGGCGAGCTCTGCGTGGGGCAGAACGCCTCCGAGCGCGGCACCCCCACGCCCGCCCTGCGCCCCGAGAGCTGGACCAGCAACCCGCaccgcgggggcggcggcgccgggggcCCGGGGCCCGGCGAGCCCCGCGGGCGCTTCACCTGCCCGCGGGCGCTGAAGGTGCCCTCGTACCTCAACTACCGCTTCCTGGGAGAGAAGGACTGCGGGGCGCCCTGCGAGCCCGGCCGCCTCTACGGGCTCATGTACTTCGGGCCCGAGGAGCTGCGCTTCTCCCGCACCTGGATCGGCATCTGGTCcgtgctctgctgtgcctctACCCTCTTCACCGTCCTCACCTACTTGGTGGACATGAAGCGATTCAGCTACCCCGAGCGGCCCATCATCTTCCTCTCGGGCTGCTACACGGCGGTGGCCGTGGCCTACATCGCCGGCTTCCTCCTGGAGGAGAGGGTGGTCTGCAACGAGCGCTTTGCCGAGGACGGCTCCCGCACAGTGGCGCAGGGCACGAAGCGGGAGGGCTGCACCATCCTCTTCATGATGCTCTACTTCTTTGGCATGGCCAGCTCCATCTGGTGGGTCATTCTCTCCCTTACCTGGTTCCTTGCTGCTGGCATGAAGTGGGGCCATGAGGCCATTGAGGCCAACTCCCAGTACTTTCATCTGGCCGCCTGGGCCGTGCCGGCCATCAAGACCATCACCATCCTTGCCCTGGGACAAGTGGATGGCGACGTCCTCAGCGGCGTCTGCTTTGTGGGCATCAACAACGTGGATGCCCTGAGGGGCTTCGTGCTGGCCCCCTTGTTCGTCTACCTGTTCATCGGTACCTCTTTCCTGCTGGCTGGCTTTGTGTCCCTCTTCAGGATCCGGACCATCATGAAGCATGACGGCACCAAGACAGAAAAGCTGGAGAAGCTCATGGTGAGGATAGGCATCTTCAGCGTCCTCTACACGGTGCCGGCCACCATCGTCATTGCCTGCTATTTTTACGAGCAAGCTTTTAGGGAacagtgggagaggagctgggtcACGCAGAGCTGTAAGAGTtatgccattccctgccccaaCAACCACAGCGGCCACCACCCGCCCATGAGCCCCGACTTCACTGTCTTCATGATCAAGTATCTCATGACCTTAATCGTGGGCATCACCTCGGGCTTCTGGATCTGGTCTGGGAAAACCCTGAACTCCTGGAGGAAGTTTTACACCAGGCTCACCAACAGCAAGCAGGGCGAGACCACGGTCTGA